The sequence TAGATCACCATAACGCTGATCGATGCGGAGAGCCGCTTCTCCCATAGCCAGAGCTTGTTGGCGATCGCCTTTAGTGTACAATGCCACTGCCAGCGCTAACAGTGGTTCAGCCGCTCGTTTATCAATATTCACCGCAGTTTGCCATTTTTGAATAGCACCGGGAATATCACCTTGTTCGTAGCTGATTAAGCCAATATTGTTAATTGCTGGCCAAAACTTTTTATTTTGGGAAACAGCTTTATCATATTGAGCGATCGCTTCTGGCAAACGATTAGTCATATAATACGCATTGCCCAAATCAAACAACCCCTCTGGGTCATTAGGTTTTAATTTTAAACCAGCTTGATAACTAGCGATCGCCGCCGGGTATTTTTGCTGCTGAAAATGAGCCGAACCCAGAGCAAACAGCACATCTGCATTTTTGGGATTAAGAGACTGGGCTTTTTTCAGAGAAGCGATGGCTGCATCCAAATCCTTAGACTGCATTTGCAAACCACCCAACAAGAACCAGACTTTATCACTATTAGGAGCCAATTGACTAGCCAAGCGTGCTCGTGGTAGAGCCAACTCAAACTGTTGAAATTGACCGAGTTGAGCCGCTTCCTGAGCCAAACTCAACCCCTGCTTCTCCAACTTCGCTGCATCAAGTTGCAATGTATGGGGTAATAGTGCTTGTGCATGAGCTGCTTTAGGCATACTCCACAGACCACAGATTACCAAAAAAGAAATTAAACCAACATGTTTAGGCACACTACCGCCTCTCGACCACAATTCAAGGAATCTTTCAGCTAGCTTAAACGATCTCAACTCTACACGGAAAGCAAATTTTATCATCATTAGCGATCGCTATCTCAACTACCCTACCCTAATTCATCACCCAGGGTAGTAAACCAGCACAACCAAGATAACGGGGGATGGGGAGATGGGGAGGTGTGGGGGGATGGGGAGGTGGGGAGGTGGGGAGATGGGGAGGTGGGGAGATGGGGAGATGGGGAGGTGGGGGCTCAAGCGTCAGGCTCAAAGGCTCAAGCGTCAGGCTTAAAGGCTCGCGCGTCAGGTTCAAAGGCTCACGCGTCAGGTTCAAAGGCTCACGCTTGAGGTTCAAAGGCTCACACTTGAGGTTCAAAGGCTCACACTTGAGGTTCAAAGGCTCACGCTTGAGGTTCAAAGGCTCACACTTGAGGTTCAAAGCCTCACACTTGAGGTTCAAAGCCTCACACTTGAGGTTCAAAGCCTCACACTTGAGGTTCAAAGCCTCACACTTGAGGTTCAAAGCCTCACACTTCAAGCTTAAAGCCTCACACTTTATCCCCACCTCCCCATCTCCCCACCTCCCCATCTCCCCACCTCCCCATCTCCCCATCTCCCCACTTAAGTGACTTTAGTCATATATGAAAAACCCAAATTTTATCAGATAATTGCGAACGAATATGGTAGCAAAACCATATTCATAACTATAAAAAACTAGTTCGGTTGCAGTTCTTTCTACACCGAAAGTAGACATGACAACTAACACATCAAACCCTGTAGATTCGTCGGCTTTGATTCCCGAAATCAAGAAAACAAAACGCCGATATCATTGGTTATCTTGGTTGCTAATCCTCAGCTTTCTTGGCGGAATTAGCTATGTAATTTATCGTCAGGTAGTTGTGCTACCAAAACAAGAAGCAAAACGTCGCGTGCTCACACAACCTGTAGAAAGACGAAGCCTACCCATCACAATTTCTGCTAACGGTACAGTCAAGCCCGAAAGGTCAATCAATATCAGCCCGAAAAATTCCGGTATTTTGAAAAAACTATTAGTCAAAGAAGGAGATATCGTCAAAAAAGGTCAAATAATGGCTTACATGGACGATTCCAACTTCCAAGGTCAACTCACCCAAGCGCGAGGACAGTTAGCCCAAGTCGAAGCAAGTCTGCAAAAAGCCCAAGCCGGGAATCGTCCCCAAGATATCGCCCAAGCCCAAGCCCAAGTAGATGAAGCCAAAGCAAATCTACAAAAAGCCCAAGCGGGGAATCGTCCCCAAGATATCGCCCAAGCCCAAGCAAGGCTCACCAGCACCCAAGCAACCTTGAATAAAACCGAAGACGACTTCCGTCGCAATCAAGAACTTTATAATTCCGGAGTCATCTCCCTACAAACTCTCAACCAAAAACGCGCGGATTTAGACAGCGCCAAAGCAGCAGTTAATGAAGCGCAACAAGCCCTCGCTCTGCAAAAAGCCGGCTCACGACCAGAAGACATTGAACAAGCCCAAGCAGCAGTCAGACAAAGACAACAAGCTTTATCACTGCTCCAAGCCGGAAATCGCCCAGAAGATATCGCCCAAGCACGTGCTCAGGTAATTTCCGCTCGCGGTTCACTACAAAACATTCAAACCCAAATCAACGACACCATTATTCGCGCACCTTTCGATGGGTTGATAACAAAGAAATACGCTGACCCTGGCGCCTTCGTTACTCCCACCACCGCTGCTAGCTCTGTTTCCTCATCCCTATCCTCATCCATTCTTTCCCTCGCTTCCGTCAATCAAGTTGTCGCCAATTTAGCCGAAACCAACATCGCCAGAATCACCCTTGGTCAAGCAGTCACAATTAAAGCCGATGCATATCCTGGTAAAACCTTTACAGGTCGAGTCAGTCAAATTGCGTCCCAAGCGACAGTAGAGCAAAACGTCACCAGCTTTGAAGTCAAAATCGCCCTCTCAGACCCCCAACGCTTACTGCGCTCCGGAATGAACGTAGCCGCAGAATTTCAAGCTGGTCAATTAGAGAACGCTTTAGTAGTACCAACAGCCGCAGTTGTTCGGCGAGAACGAGCGACAGGTGTTTTCGTTATGGGAACCGATAGTGAGCCAGTATTTACACGTATTGAAACCGGAATAACCGTCAACAATTTAACAGAAGTTAAATCAGGATTGAATGGCGACGAAAAAGTATTACTCAGTTTTCCGCCAGGTTCCAGACCACAATCAACACCGCGAGGAGGTGTATTCCCCGGCGCCAGCGGCGGTAGTGGTCGCCGTTCAGGTGGTGCGCCTTAATACCGTGCGTGTATTTGCATTGAAAAAACAAATTATGTTTAAAAGTTTTCATAAAACCAAAAACACTCGTACCGTCCCCATTTGGGAAATTTTATCAATGGCGGTGGAAACCCTGTGGAGTAACAAACTACGCACAGGTTTAACCATGCTGGGCGTGATTATTGGGATTTCCTCAGTGATTGCGATTACTTCCGTGGGTCAGGGAGTGCAAAAGGGCGTGGAACAACAAATCCAAGCATTAGGTACAAATGTATTGCAAGTTTTAGCCGGCGCAGCTAGAAGCGGAAATGTGCGTCAGGGAGTGGGTTCTAGTAGCACTTTAACCTGGGAAGATGCAAAAGCGATCGCCACACAAGCCCCATCTGTAGACATGGTTTCAGCTTATCTACAACGCAATGCCCAAGTAGTTTACGACGGACAAAACACATCCACAACTGTTTATGGCACAGATTTAAATTACCCGGACGCCAGGAATACTTATCCTCAAGAAGGGAGATTTTTCACTCAAGAGGAGTTAGATACCTCTGCTCAGGTAGCTATTCTCGGCCCTACAGTGAAAGCGACACTTTTTGGACGAAGTAGCAATGTCATCGGCGAAAGAATTCGCATTCAAGGGGAAGGTTATGAAGTCATTGGGGTGATGGAGCCTAAAGGTGCTCAAGGGCCGATAGATAGAGATGACCAAATTTTTATTCCCCTCACTAGTATGTCGGGGCGACTAGTAGGAAATAACGCCTTAGCGGGGATTTCTGTGAGTGGAATTTTAGTAAAAGCTAGTGATGCAGAAAAGTTAGAAGCGGCTCAATTTCAAGTGACAAATTTGTTGCGTCTCCGACATAACATTTATCCACCACAAGCTGATGATTTCCGTTTGACTAACCAAGCAGATATTGTGAGCACATTTACAAATGTTGTGGGTTTATTTACGATTATGGTAGTAGCGATCGCTGGCATTTCTTTAGTCGTTGGCGGTATAGGTATTGCCAATATTATGTTAGTTTCTGTTGTCGAACGTACGAGAGAAATTGGCATTCGCAAAGCCGTAGGAGCCACCAAATCAGCAATTTTAAATCAATTTTTAGCAGAAGCGATCGTCATTTCTATTATTGGTGGTGGTATTGGGATGGTAACAGGAGTTGTGTTAGCTTTTGCGGCAGCTAATATTTTTAAATTTCCCTTTGTAATTTCTATTCTATCAGTTATTGCTGGCTTAGGACTGTCATTAACTGTGGGTTTAATGGCGGGGGTAATTCCTGCACGCAATGCAGCTAAATTAGATCCAATCACGGCTTTAAGAAGCGACTAAATAAGTACCTAAACAAAATTAATTACACACATTATTTTTCTGTTCCCTCCCTCCACAAATAAATTTAATTTTGTCCAACTACTTAATTACTATGACAACAATGATTTGGATGGAATCTATTACTAAAACCTACCGCTTGGGAGAAGTTAATGTTCCCATCCTCAAAGGAATTCAATTATCTGTAGAAGAAGGCGAATATGTTTCCATTATGGGTGCGTCAGGTTCAGGTAAATCTACACTGATGAACATTGTCGGCTGTTTAGACCGCCCCACCAGTGGACAATACGTTTTAGAGGGGAGAAACCTGACTACTTTTGATGACGATGAATTAGCTTATATCCGTAATCAAAGAATTGGTTTTGTCTTCCAACAATTTAATCTTTTGGCGCGAGCTACAGCGTTAGAAAATGTCATGTTACCAATGATTTATGCCAATTTACCTAAGCCAAAACGCCGACAAAGAGCGCTAGAAGCTTTAGAAAGAGTAGGATTAAAAGAGCGGATTGCTAATCGTCCCAGTCAACTTTCTGGTGGACAACAACAAAGAGTAGCGATCGCCCGCGCTTTAGTCAACCGTCCCGCATTAGTTTTAGCAGACGAACCCACAGGAGCCTTAGACACAGAAACTTCCCAAGAAGTAATGAACTTGCTCACAGAACTAAATCAGCAAGGAATTACCATCGTCATCGTTACCCATGAGCCAGATATCGCGGCTCAAACTCACAGAATTATCCGAGTTCAGGACGGTTTAATTGTCGGTTAGTTGCTTAATTTTCACCGATAAAACCTAAAAAATATAATTTTTAAAATTACGAATTAGCTGGGTATTATGTCTTTTTAATTATTTTATTTACTAGCATAACATTAATCTAACCACAGATATTTGTTGTAAATTAAGAATTATTTCAATCTAACGTTTAGCAATTTTCATAGATACAAAAACTATGAGTTAGCAAAGTGTTGCTAAGGCCTAGAACACGCCAATATCCTAAACCAATCAACAATTTAATTATATTCGACTTGGGACTGAGTTAATTGCATCGTGCAACAGCTATACTAAACGGATTTAAGAATTATCATTTAGCTAGCGTCTAGCCCCTAGCTCCTAGCCCCTAACCTCAATGAAATGTATCATCATAAAACGAGAAACCTGACGCAAGAATCATATTTTTTATTGAGGTTGTTAAGAGTCAAATGAAACTTCAGCCACATCATCCCTGGCCTCAAACTTTAGAGGAAGCAATAGCTATTCAAGAAGAGTTACGCCATCAGGTGATTATAGAAGACAAACTGCAATTACCTATCAAATATGTCGCTGGAGTTGATATGGGTTTTGCAGAGAATGGTACGATTAGCCGTGCAGCTGTGGCGGTGCTGAGTTTTCCTGATTTGCAATTGGTGGAAACGAGCGTCGCTTATCGTCCTACCAGTTTTCCTTATATTCCGGGGTTTCTCTCTTTTAGAGAAATTCCGGCTGTGCTTGATGCTCTAGAAAAGATAAAAATCATACCAGAGATGATTCTGTGTGACGGTCAAGGGATTGCTCATCCTCGCAGATTGGGTATAGCTAGTCATCTGGGTGTCATCCTGGATATGACTACAATTGGTGTGGCAAAATCTTTGCTAATTGGTAAGCATCAAGAGTTACCAGAAATTAAGGGTAGTTGGCAACCATTAATACATCAAGGTGAAACTATAGGTGCAGTTTTGCGATCGCGCACTGGTGTCAAACCTCTATATGTCTCCAGTGGTCATCGCATCAGTCTTACCACGGCAATTGACTATGTACTCCGTTGCACGCCAAAATATCGATTGCCAGAAACTACGCGCATAGCAGATAAGATTGCGTCTGCAAGAACTATGGGGGGTGAAGTGGTTGGTTGACACTCTGCTGTCAGGGGATTCTCGATGTTGTTTTGTGGGAATTTTTTTTTAAATACTTGCCTGCTACTGCTCAATCGTGTTAGGAATCGCACAGATAGGAGTTGAAGTAGCTAAAAAAGAGTTACTAAGTTAGAACAATGAACGCACTAACTTTACAGTGGCACGATGCAGGGCAAGATTACACTCAGCAGATTTCTGAGAAACAATCAAGCAAAAATCCCGGTACAGTCCGCATTGGTCGAGATCCTCAGCAGTGTGATATTGTTTTAAGCGATCGCACAGTATCTGGACTACACGTGGAAATATTTTTTCATGCCGATCAACAAAAATTTTATATTAGAAACCTACGCCAACCAAATCCACCTCTAATAGATGGACAACAACTGTTTCAGGGAGAAGTGCCTTTAAAACAGGGTAGTGTGATTTATCTGGGACAAATGGAACTTAAAGTCACTGCTGTAGCAATCAACAGTTTTCCAGAAACGATTATAGCCCCGACCAAACCGCCAACGCCCCGTATACATCACCCCCACCCACCAACGCCCCGTATACTCCACCCCCACCCACCCACACCTCCTGTATCATCACCAGGGGTTTATGGTTTGGAGTGTCCTAAATGTCATAAAATTTCTCCCGTGGAGAAACTGCAAGAAGGCTGTCCTTGGTGTGGAACATCTTTAGCTGCAGCAGTTAGTGTATTAGTTACACAAGGTCATTAGTAGATTAGGGATAGGGAGGTGACGGTCTATCACTTCTTTGTTTGTCAGTTGTGTCACCTCCTGAACCGATACTAAAAAATATACCTAAGTCAGAAAAGAGCGCCCCACTAGTCAAACCCTAGTATTAACTCTTTATTCCCGTAACAATAAACCCTGGAAAACCTGCTAAAAAATGCCCTTCTTCGTGCATTTTTTTTAACTGATTTACCCATTGATTTAAGTCTGATTCTGATATAACTTTTTGGTTAATCGCTTGCTCTAAAATTCCATGACAAACCCACATAAAAAAATCATATGATGCCATATTAGTGTGGGTCACAAAAGAGATGTTGCTTAAACCTAATTCTTCAAATATTTCGGTGCGAATTTTCACCACGTCGCCGTGTACCAGCCAACGGATTGGTAATAACAAATCCTTGATTGTCTATTTGCATCAATATTTCGGGACTAAAGCCTACAGCACGTACATCTCCTATATTTAGACAATATGAACGGGCAGAGTTATTAACTTTCGTTCCCGCTATATAGGTTTTAAGAACGTCCAGATCTCCTTTTATCTTTACAGAATGAGAAAGTATGGCTTTTTGTAACTTACCAGCTTGAATAGCTTGAATCAGAACATCTACTTTATGTTGATAATCTTCTCGCTCTTTATCAGTAAAATTGATTGATATAGGTGTTGAAACTAAATCTGTTAATTGGTTATTGACTGATAACAATTTTTTGATTTTATCTAGGGATTTTATGCTTTTAATTTTTATTTTTTCTCTAGTAATGTGAATTTCGATTTCTGGTACAATAAAACATAAAAGTGGTTGTTGAATTGCTTTAGAATAGCTTGAGTAGAAGCGAATTATATCAAAAGCAATATAGCCGTAAGCCGTCCAATCTACAATTGGTAAAGACGCTAATAAGGATTCTATTTGTTTTAATGGATCGCTAATAGGTAATGACAACTTTTTTTCTGTATCTTCTAATAAGACTGCATCTAAGGTTACTGATACCTTAAATAACACATTACCAGCAATACGCACTTCGTCCCGATCTTGATAAAGAATATAATCAGAAATAACACCTTCTTGAAGCAAATTTTGCAACACAATAATAGGATTATTTTCTCCTGTTAAAAATACTTCTGCGTACTCATATGTTTGTGTTTCGCTCATTAAATTTTCTGGTGATTAATGTATGTTTTAGGTAGTAAACGGCTATTTTCGCAGATTTCACCTACGGTGATACTACTTTTTAATTTTCTCATCCCTTTACGGATAGATAGCCAGGACTTTACCTTTATAAGGGCACTTAAAAGGTTTAGCGATTGTTTTATTAAAGTAATCGATAAGTTCTAAAATTCGGTTTCTGAAGTCATCCAAACCTTTAAAACTAGCACTCTTCAATTGATTACACCTTTTGTTCCGTCACCAAAGTTAAACTCACCCATTCGCCTTTTTCGTTATAGTTGCGAATCATGCGCTGGCGCAGATTTGGTTGAATTAACCAACCTGCTTCTAAAAATAAAGGTTGACGGGGCTGGATTTGTAAGGGTGAAGTTGCAGAAGCGCCGCTAGGTAAGAGTAAAATTTGCACTGGGTTGGGCGAATTTTCCTCAAAAATAATTGTTGCACCTTTGATTGTGCCGGTTGAGGTAATTGTACGATCGCTAAAACTCAAACTTTGAATTAATCGCCCTGACTGGTCTAATTTTAGTTGGAGGTTTGTAGAATAAGTCTGTGGCGATCGCCAATCGGGATATATTGTAGTGGCTTCACCTCGCCATTCTCCCAACAAGTCATCAATCTGCAAGGGTGGGGTTTCTACTTTATCAGTTCCAGCTAAATGTTCTCTAATTAAAGTAACTCTGTCTAGCTGACCATTTTTCTCAAAAATTTGCACCAGACGGGAACGGCGATTTTCATGAATTAATGCCAATTCTGCACCAAATATGGTAAAAGGGGCTAATTGCACTGAACCTTGACAAAAGGCGCCGCTTTCAAAAAACTGAATCCCGCCACCACTGATAGATGTATACTCTAAAACAACATCCTTTTGCCCTTCACGACACAAAGTCAGGCGGATTTGTTGCTGTTCATGCAACTTTTCTAGTGTCAAACGACTAGGAACATCGTTGAGCAATTCACCTTGAGGCGAAAACAAAGTAAACGAACCTTCCCAGGTACCGATATTTTGCAGAAAACATTCCCATTGAGATTTCATAGTAATTTGTTATGCGTAATTCAGAAATTCAGACTAGATCAACTTCCTTTGGGAGAGGGGACAGTAAGGTATACCCGTACGGGCGAACGGTAAGGTATACCCGTACGGGCGAACAACCGTTCGCCCCTACCTGTTCATTCCCTGTTCCCTAGTCCCTAATCCCTATTCCCCTGAATTAGAACTATTTGGCAAAACGGCGAACAGCAAGTAAGCTCCCCATTAATCCTACACCTGCACCAAAACCTAAGAGAATCAGTGGTAATAATAAGATTTGTGCAGTGGTGAGTTGTAAGCCATTAGTAATAAATTGGATAAATTCTGGTTGGTTGACCAGCATTTGATTGAGAAACTGTTGAATCACACAGAGCAAACTCCAAGCGATCGCTCCACCAACTAAGCCAAAAGCGATACCTTGCAAAATAAAAGGTAAGTAAATCCAAGTAGAAGTAGCACCAACAAGCTGCATAATTTCGATTTCCTGGCGTCGCGCCATGACAATCAAACGGATGGTGGTATTTGTCACAGCGATCGCTGTTAAAGTCAAAATGATTGTTATGGTCAAAGTTACCCACTTCCAGCCTTGATGCAATTGGGCTACCTGTTTAACGGCTTCATCCACATACTGCACTACCTCGACTCCTGGTAACTTTGCTAACTGGGTGGCTAAAGTGGGTACAGCCTGAGAGTTGCTAGCTTTCACCTGCAACTCATCCACCAGCGGATTTTCCCCTAACTGTAAAGTAGCACTCTCAACATCAGCAATTCTCAATTCTTGAACTAACTTAGTCCAAGCTTCCTGTTTAGGAATCGTTTGCAATTCCACGACCTCTGGCATTTTTGCTACCAGTGGCGCAATAGTTTCCGCCTCTGTCCTCCCATCCAGATAAACTGAAACCTGCAATTGATTACCGAACTGATTGAGCAACTTTTCTACTTGCCAAGATGTCTGCAAACTCAACCCACATAGGAACAGTAGCACCGTTACAGTACTCACTGCTGCCCAATTCATCCAACCCCCCCGCAGTAACCCCAGGAAAGTTTCTTTGAGCAAATAATCGAGTTGAGTAAAAATTTTTAACACACATTACTCCTGTCAAACACTATAAGGTAACTAAACAGAATTAATTACACAATTTTTTTGCTATTCCTTATTCCCTTTCTCCACCAATGAATTTAATTTTGTGTAACTACTGGTTCATCGCCTTAAATCTGAGTAAATAAATGTGTTTGTAGTGAGGACTAAAGTCCCCGAATTTGAAAGCACTAAAGTGCTGACTACGAACTCATCAAAATTAATGGGACAGACCACTAGGGTCTGTGTCATTAATCTTAAAAAGCTGCAGTTACCGTACAAGTTTCTTTATTTCATCCTTCATCCTGCCGATTTTCCTGTCAACAACTCCATCGCCGCTTGATATTGTTGATCGGCATTGGTAGCAATTTGTTCACGGGTAATTGCTTCTTGGGCAATCACTTTGTCTGGCTTAATACCTAACTTGTTAATATCTCGGTGTTTAGGGGTTTCATATTTAGCAATTGTCACCGCCAAACCAGAACCATCAGATAATTCAAATAAAGATTGAATTAAACCCTTACCAAAAGTAGTTTCACCTACCAACTGAGCGCGACCGTTATCTTGCAATGCACCAGCCAGAATCTCGCTAGCACTCGCGGTTCCTTGATTGACTAAAACAACCAACGGGTCTTGTGTGAGTGCAGGCCCAAAGGCTTCAAAACTGCCCTCAATTCCTTGTCGGTTCACAGTGTAAACTATAGTTCCTGAATCCAACCAGAAGCGAGCAATTTCCACTCCAGCTTGTAACAGCCCACCAGGATTATTTCGCAAATCGAGAATATAGCCAGCAGCACCTTTTTTTTCTAGATTAGTAATAGCGTGAGCTAATTCCATTGCCGCATTGGCGCTAAATTGATTCAGCCGAATGTAACCCACAGGCTGATTATCCGGGGAAGAACGCAACTCTGCTACTACAGGATTTAGAGCAATGCGATCGCGTGTCACCCTCACTTCTCTTTCTCCCTCTCCATCCCGTTCAATCAACAAAGTTACAAAACTACCGATAGGCCCGCGCATCCTAGCTGCAGCTTCATCAAGAGTCAGATTTTGTGTAGCTATCCCCTCAATTTTAACAATGCGATCGCGCGGTCTAATCCCGGCTTTATCTGCCGGCGAACCTGCTATTGGTGTAATCACCTCTAACTTACCTGTTTGGGAATTCAGCGCAATTTGCAAGCCCACACCCGTCAATTCTCCAGAAGTATTCACCTGCAAACTGCGGTACTGTTCCGGATCTAAAAAGCGAGTGAAAGGATCATCCAAGCTCTTGAGCATCTTTTGAATTGCTTGATAAGCTGCTTGATTGTTGTCAAAAGAAGCTGACAACGTTTTTTGCCTCACCGCAGCCCAGTTTTGATGATTAAACGTCTCATCTAGATAAGTACGATTGACAATTCGCCATACTTCTGAAACCAGCTTTTGTTCTGTCGTCAAAGCCGCAGCCGGCGACACCAATGCTCCCAGCCCCAACCAAAATGCCATTAACAACGAAAATCCTAGCCGCCAAAATTGTTTGTGCATGAACAAGCCCATTGTGAATTCCACTTCAACCCAAATTGTCTAGAACTGCCGAGTTGCTTTGTTTTTGATGAAATCTATCTCTCGATTATGTTACTTTTTTTATAGAAGTAGTGCATTGGTCTTATCAAGTTGTTAAGTCAACTGATTCCATTGCATCCCACTCAACAAACGATAAGATCTACTTTGTGTCCACCTTTTTAGTGTTGGGTTGCAA is a genomic window of Fortiea contorta PCC 7126 containing:
- a CDS encoding chorismate-binding protein, whose translation is MSETQTYEYAEVFLTGENNPIIVLQNLLQEGVISDYILYQDRDEVRIAGNVLFKVSVTLDAVLLEDTEKKLSLPISDPLKQIESLLASLPIVDWTAYGYIAFDIIRFYSSYSKAIQQPLLCFIVPEIEIHITREKIKIKSIKSLDKIKKLLSVNNQLTDLVSTPISINFTDKEREDYQHKVDVLIQAIQAGKLQKAILSHSVKIKGDLDVLKTYIAGTKVNNSARSYCLNIGDVRAVGFSPEILMQIDNQGFVITNPLAGTRRRGENSHRNI
- a CDS encoding cell division protein FtsX, whose amino-acid sequence is MLKIFTQLDYLLKETFLGLLRGGWMNWAAVSTVTVLLFLCGLSLQTSWQVEKLLNQFGNQLQVSVYLDGRTEAETIAPLVAKMPEVVELQTIPKQEAWTKLVQELRIADVESATLQLGENPLVDELQVKASNSQAVPTLATQLAKLPGVEVVQYVDEAVKQVAQLHQGWKWVTLTITIILTLTAIAVTNTTIRLIVMARRQEIEIMQLVGATSTWIYLPFILQGIAFGLVGGAIAWSLLCVIQQFLNQMLVNQPEFIQFITNGLQLTTAQILLLPLILLGFGAGVGLMGSLLAVRRFAK
- the nfi gene encoding deoxyribonuclease V (cleaves DNA at apurinic or apyrimidinic sites) produces the protein MKLQPHHPWPQTLEEAIAIQEELRHQVIIEDKLQLPIKYVAGVDMGFAENGTISRAAVAVLSFPDLQLVETSVAYRPTSFPYIPGFLSFREIPAVLDALEKIKIIPEMILCDGQGIAHPRRLGIASHLGVILDMTTIGVAKSLLIGKHQELPEIKGSWQPLIHQGETIGAVLRSRTGVKPLYVSSGHRISLTTAIDYVLRCTPKYRLPETTRIADKIASARTMGGEVVG
- a CDS encoding FHA domain-containing protein, with the protein product MNALTLQWHDAGQDYTQQISEKQSSKNPGTVRIGRDPQQCDIVLSDRTVSGLHVEIFFHADQQKFYIRNLRQPNPPLIDGQQLFQGEVPLKQGSVIYLGQMELKVTAVAINSFPETIIAPTKPPTPRIHHPHPPTPRILHPHPPTPPVSSPGVYGLECPKCHKISPVEKLQEGCPWCGTSLAAAVSVLVTQGH
- a CDS encoding DUF3598 family protein → MKSQWECFLQNIGTWEGSFTLFSPQGELLNDVPSRLTLEKLHEQQQIRLTLCREGQKDVVLEYTSISGGGIQFFESGAFCQGSVQLAPFTIFGAELALIHENRRSRLVQIFEKNGQLDRVTLIREHLAGTDKVETPPLQIDDLLGEWRGEATTIYPDWRSPQTYSTNLQLKLDQSGRLIQSLSFSDRTITSTGTIKGATIIFEENSPNPVQILLLPSGASATSPLQIQPRQPLFLEAGWLIQPNLRQRMIRNYNEKGEWVSLTLVTEQKV
- a CDS encoding ABC transporter ATP-binding protein, translating into MTTMIWMESITKTYRLGEVNVPILKGIQLSVEEGEYVSIMGASGSGKSTLMNIVGCLDRPTSGQYVLEGRNLTTFDDDELAYIRNQRIGFVFQQFNLLARATALENVMLPMIYANLPKPKRRQRALEALERVGLKERIANRPSQLSGGQQQRVAIARALVNRPALVLADEPTGALDTETSQEVMNLLTELNQQGITIVIVTHEPDIAAQTHRIIRVQDGLIVG
- a CDS encoding ABC transporter permease; the encoded protein is MFKSFHKTKNTRTVPIWEILSMAVETLWSNKLRTGLTMLGVIIGISSVIAITSVGQGVQKGVEQQIQALGTNVLQVLAGAARSGNVRQGVGSSSTLTWEDAKAIATQAPSVDMVSAYLQRNAQVVYDGQNTSTTVYGTDLNYPDARNTYPQEGRFFTQEELDTSAQVAILGPTVKATLFGRSSNVIGERIRIQGEGYEVIGVMEPKGAQGPIDRDDQIFIPLTSMSGRLVGNNALAGISVSGILVKASDAEKLEAAQFQVTNLLRLRHNIYPPQADDFRLTNQADIVSTFTNVVGLFTIMVVAIAGISLVVGGIGIANIMLVSVVERTREIGIRKAVGATKSAILNQFLAEAIVISIIGGGIGMVTGVVLAFAAANIFKFPFVISILSVIAGLGLSLTVGLMAGVIPARNAAKLDPITALRSD
- the ctpA gene encoding carboxyl-terminal processing protease CtpA, yielding MGLFMHKQFWRLGFSLLMAFWLGLGALVSPAAALTTEQKLVSEVWRIVNRTYLDETFNHQNWAAVRQKTLSASFDNNQAAYQAIQKMLKSLDDPFTRFLDPEQYRSLQVNTSGELTGVGLQIALNSQTGKLEVITPIAGSPADKAGIRPRDRIVKIEGIATQNLTLDEAAARMRGPIGSFVTLLIERDGEGEREVRVTRDRIALNPVVAELRSSPDNQPVGYIRLNQFSANAAMELAHAITNLEKKGAAGYILDLRNNPGGLLQAGVEIARFWLDSGTIVYTVNRQGIEGSFEAFGPALTQDPLVVLVNQGTASASEILAGALQDNGRAQLVGETTFGKGLIQSLFELSDGSGLAVTIAKYETPKHRDINKLGIKPDKVIAQEAITREQIATNADQQYQAAMELLTGKSAG
- a CDS encoding efflux RND transporter periplasmic adaptor subunit produces the protein MTTNTSNPVDSSALIPEIKKTKRRYHWLSWLLILSFLGGISYVIYRQVVVLPKQEAKRRVLTQPVERRSLPITISANGTVKPERSINISPKNSGILKKLLVKEGDIVKKGQIMAYMDDSNFQGQLTQARGQLAQVEASLQKAQAGNRPQDIAQAQAQVDEAKANLQKAQAGNRPQDIAQAQARLTSTQATLNKTEDDFRRNQELYNSGVISLQTLNQKRADLDSAKAAVNEAQQALALQKAGSRPEDIEQAQAAVRQRQQALSLLQAGNRPEDIAQARAQVISARGSLQNIQTQINDTIIRAPFDGLITKKYADPGAFVTPTTAASSVSSSLSSSILSLASVNQVVANLAETNIARITLGQAVTIKADAYPGKTFTGRVSQIASQATVEQNVTSFEVKIALSDPQRLLRSGMNVAAEFQAGQLENALVVPTAAVVRRERATGVFVMGTDSEPVFTRIETGITVNNLTEVKSGLNGDEKVLLSFPPGSRPQSTPRGGVFPGASGGSGRRSGGAP
- a CDS encoding tetratricopeptide repeat protein, with translation MPKHVGLISFLVICGLWSMPKAAHAQALLPHTLQLDAAKLEKQGLSLAQEAAQLGQFQQFELALPRARLASQLAPNSDKVWFLLGGLQMQSKDLDAAIASLKKAQSLNPKNADVLFALGSAHFQQQKYPAAIASYQAGLKLKPNDPEGLFDLGNAYYMTNRLPEAIAQYDKAVSQNKKFWPAINNIGLISYEQGDIPGAIQKWQTAVNIDKRAAEPLLALAVALYTKGDRQQALAMGEAALRIDQRYGDLEFLKQNLWGNRLLSDTKKFLELPRIQAALQPQGISPRTRQQPTQ